The Fusarium fujikuroi IMI 58289 draft genome, chromosome FFUJ_chr01 sequence TTCCCAGCAGTAACAGGAGGGCCATATGAGTAATGAAATGAGAATGCCACAGCTATTCTTGAAAGGTCCCGGAAGGAAAATCGGCCTCTCTCATTTTATGCTAgacttgtccttgttggaCAGAGTAGCCTATGGAAGAGTTCGAGCCTAGCCTACCAGCCTTGTCCGTCTTGTGGCTGTCGATGACGTTGATTGCCACCTGACGTCGATAGCCAGCCAAGAGCTAGTGCAGCATAGCTTGAGGGATGAACGATGCATGGTATTGGATTATATGACAGTATTCGAGGGAAGTTGAAGTCATGGATACATCATCGATGTTAGAAGGCATGCAAGGCTGATCCGCATATGCCCTGCAAAGTTTGGTCGGCAGCTTGAGACGTGGAGGCACGGTTAATCAGATACCACCAGGAGATAGACATATGGTTTCGAGGTTCTACACGCAATGAAATATATGTAGAGTCACTTGGAAATGATCGTTAAAACAAGTTGCTTGTGCTTCATTTGACGTTCGCATTTCGCAATTAGCTCCTACGAGCACCCGGAAAAAAGGGCTGATTTTTAGGAAAATGTACACAGGATTCTTGTCCCCAATCcacttgcttctgcttcttctttctccttgaTCGCTCCGGCTCTTCCTCTCGGGGGTGAGTTGGTGTCAACCACCCTCTTTTTGCTATCCCATGAACGGCGGCGCTAGGCGGTGAGAAATGACACCCAAAAATGTGCCGCGGTCAGGGTAGCCTCTGTGCTCCCAAAGGTTAAGAAAAACGCTTTAGTGGTGAggctcatcctcctcctcggcctcaAGCCAGTCAGCAACCTCGGGGGTGCCAGACTGGGCAGAGCTGTCCTGGCCCTCAATCTCAACGGCCATGCTCTCGTACTCCTTCAGGTTGCCGGCGAGGTCGGTCTCCTCTGGGGAGGCAGGTGTCTTGGGGACGTTGAAGGTCTGGACGTTGCCCTCAGCATCGGACTCCTTAACGGCGGGGATCTTGTAGGCCTTGAGTTCCTTGAGATAAAGCTCTTGGACGAAGTCGGCTGTGAAGGTATGATGTCAGCAAGTGGACGTTGACTCGGTTAGATAATATTTGAGCTGATCGGATAACGGCTTGTCAATTTTGATGAGAGACGCTAGATTATATAGCCAAACGGAGTTCGAACCCAGATTGTTTGATGCTGGTTGTTTGGCGACGTCGGAGCTTAGGTGGAGTGCAGATTCGGGTATAGAGGGACAGATCCGACCGGGAGAAATAGGTGGTCGAGACGATGTATTCGCGACACCCAAAGGCATTGACCGAGAAGCATAGAGCAGCGTAGATAGAGTCTTACCTTTCCGGGAGACAGTGGGAGCAATGAAGCCCCTCACCTGAACGGCATTGGGTCTGGCGACACGAGAAACAGCCGCAACAGCGGAGCGAGCGCGCTATAAAACcattagtattttttatcgCCTGGGCCTGACTTTTGTTCTCACCGAAGCCCTGGAGAGTTGAATGAGCATTTTGAatggctggtggtggctCAATTGAAGGAGTAACTCCGGGGGAGATGGGCGAGGTCGATTGAGGGTTTTGGGGGGAAAAATCGTGAGAGGTTGCACTGGACCATGCGTCTTCGCCCCCGGTTAGAGCGGTTCGGCCTTGCTATCGTGGAGTTGGTGCCTCAGGTTGGACGGCTACCGGAGCATCACGGATCGATCGCACGTGACATTTGAGAGGTGTGATTGGTCAGGATCGATCGATATATGTAGGAATGTTGCATTGGACCCTCTCTGCTTGGGCTATTCACTTACACGGAGATCAGTCAGTATGGATTTCAATGCTCAATTTGTTCGAGAGAAAATATCCAACTACTGTAGACTGATAGAGTCTTGCTTATTGCCGCACTCCTTTTAGCGCTTTCCAGTTGTCGCAATTTGCTATATCGAATGTCAATGAAGCAACAGCTTCCAAAGTTCATGCTAACCAGGTTGTACAACACAACGGCCAATAAAAATGTTTGATCGAATCCTTTCATCGAGTTTATTGATATGGTATATGCTAAGTTAAAAAAAGGATTTCCAAGGtaacaaagaagaaaaagaagagaacgATTGACATCGCAGTTAAAACATCTTGCCAATTATCAGATCCAGCCCCGATGGGCCGAAAATCTATGGTATCACAATTCACGAGTCCCGATATCCGAAACACCTTCTAAGCATTACAGTTCCGCCATATTACTCCTCTTTTAGGTTGACGAGACAGTTTATCGTGCCTCCTCCTGAGACATCTGTGGAGAGATTTGCTTGGCACGAGAAGCGTTCCTTCGCCTCTCACCAATAAAGGCAGCAGCCAGGTAGAGAATGGCAGCGATACCGGCAATGACGGAGTATGCGATGATGTACGCAGTGGATGAGTTGGCAAGCTGAAGACCAAGGCCTCCGTTGACGATaccgacgatgatgagggctCGACCGAACCAGATGTGAACATGGCTGACAACTCCTCGCTTGCGGTGGCTCACAAAGTACCGATGGTGCATGTAACCAAGGACAGGCTGCAGGGTCATCAAAGCACAAACAGCAGTGCCCATTCTTGTGTGAGCTTGTTTTCCCCACTAAAGTCTCACGTTAGTACTGATAGACTAGACAGGTTCCGATGCGAGCGCATCTAAGGGGAGAACTTACGTAGCCACCATCACGAGCATATACGTATCCGAGGCCAAATCCAACCCACATGAGGAGCAACATGACAACTTGCCAGCCCGCGTGGATGAGCCACTTTCCAAGCATGGGCATAAGGATTGCACCCAGAGGGTATCCAGCAATGAAGACAATCGACATGATGATACCGTGAGCTCGCAGAACAGTCTTGCTGGGGCTACTGCCACTTCCGTTTTGTGTCACGGCACCGCCAGAGCTAGAGCCAGAGTTCGAGTTGGTATTTTCGTTGCTGTCGGTGAATGGGTTGCTGTCAGAGCTCATTGTGGCTTTGGCAAGGTCAACACTGAAATCCACGTGCTTGTCGTGCTCAGAGATGCGCTCCTCCATGCTTGTCGAATCCAGGGAATTTCCATTCTTCCAAGCTGCAATCCACGAGCTCGTGCCCTTGAGACTAAGGTCAATACAGTTGTTGCATCGAATGTTGGCGATCATCTGCTTGTCCTTGATTCCAGAACCGTCGAGGAGCTCGAGTCCGCTTCGCTTGGCGTAATTGGGCATTACCTCTCCGACGCCTCTCCTTGGGCTCAGAGTGACATTGCCGCTGCCGTCTTGGTAAATGATGAACATATCAGATCCGGCCATTTGGGATCCAGTGCCTAGTCCTGCCCATTGTGCGGATGTTGGTGCCTTGATCTGGAAGTAAAAGCTACCAGACCCCGCGCTGGCAGAAGCCTCAGGGACACCCCATCGGAAACAGACGTCGCCATTGTCCGGGCAGAAAGAAGATGTGATAGCAAGTGCACTGCCTGCAGCAGCTGAAGGAGAATTGTTAGCTGGGAGGGGGGAGTGGTGCGTTGAGTTGATGGGAGCGACTTACAAAGCACCGCTAATGATGTGCTGAAAGTTGACTTCATGGTATTATTGGGAACGAAACAGAGACAGATGAAGTGAAGAGATACGGGAATTAATTTTTACTGCGAGTGAGGAGATTGGAATCTTACATGAGGGGGACAACGAAagtactaaatataataagcaCAAAGAAAGCACAACTGGACATAGACCAGGGGGGCATTCCTATATTGAGACGATCGTCCACTGGGCCACAGACGCTACGCGCCGCAAAGCCACGGCAGTGCTGTACGATACAAAGCCTGGTGCCGGTGGTACGGGACGATTTACGAAGTTGAATACTACCAAAGGGACCCGGCAGATGACATTACAAGTGCCGCCATTAGTTAGTCTGGCTCAAACGGACGGATTCCTCGAGCAAGTTAAGCCCAAGGCTTGGACCCAAGGGAAGGGATCGATGTTGTCGTCAGCTCTTTTGTCGGATCCGCCCTGGTTAATCCTTGTCAAGCATGAGATGAAATGTGTTAAGGTTTCTCTCACACTGCCACGGCCCAGACAGCTAGCTATCCATGCTATCAACGCTATCAACGCCAGTGAATAGGCTTAAGCCATCCCGGGATTCAGTGCCGAGATGGCGGCAGTTTGCCCGCTTAAGGGCTTCAGGGCACAGTCACGACGGCCGAACGATTGGTCAACGGCACATTTCCTTCAGTCGAGACATCATGATGCTGAAACTGTCGCCGTTGGAAAGGTGTGATGGTGTGCCTTTCTATCCGTTATCCGAACAAGAGGGAGCGGCCTCCTCTGTTTCAGTAGACCTCTTGGTGTTCGAATACGCGCTCAACTGCTCCATATGATGGGTGCCCAGACTGCCAGAGCATACGACAACTGAGAAAGGCTGTGGTGACAGGCTTGCAAGGACTGAAAGAAATGGCGGCCGACCCTTACAGGGATGTCTCCGCAGGTGAGAGATCTGGGCTGTCGGGAAGACTCTCTTCTTTGACTAGGCGCCCAAATCTGGTAAAAGATCTGATTATGCTTCTCTCTCGGGTAGATTGGTCAATCCGACATCAGACAGTCATCCCACGGCAGCAGCGTTATCCCACGTGGAGCACCGAGGTTTCAACGTGTGAATAGCCTCAGAGGTCCACGTCAGAGTCTATCCATTGGCAGTATCGTATTTTGTTTGATGAGGTCGCATAAACAATTCTCTCCCACTCTCCGGGCTCTCCCAGGCCCACGGCTACCCCCAAAACGGGTACTATAACCAAGCTTCAGCCCAATGACATTGTCCCAATTTGCAACACGACGCTACAAGGGTCTGGCCTCGTGAATACGTCAGCTCTTCCAAACCAAAGCTTATTCTCTACTCTAATTCTCTCCGAATAAGGCGAAGCACCTTAATCTTTTCGTACTAGGATTTGATTATTCGATCATCACAAAGCAGCTTCGTCGATGATGCCAAGAAACGCAGATGCAGTCTGATAGTATCGTCTCAGTCGATGGCATGCAATAGTCTACGCCTCGTACATGATGATTGCGCGGCCCTCCATTTCATGTTGCAGATGCACTCTAACATTTATTCATGCAGTCTGTCACTGTTATCGTGGTCTGATGTGATGATCGCGCCGATCTCTAGTCTGTGACGCATTCGTTTAAGCTTGTAGATGTTGGCGTTGTAGTTGTCACCCATCGATGCAACTTATTCCTCCGATAACTGAGCCTTTGAAGCCGCTATCTATTCTTAAGTTTAGTTGACGCGTACATATGGCACCAATAGCCAAGGTACTCAGACAAACCTGCTCAAGTGTCTCAATCTCACCCTTCTGCATGTTATTCCAGATTATGTGAGATCAAGTCCTTCCGTCGTTGGTTTCTCCATCTCTTTGACTGACAGACAACCTAGTCATCACAACAACCGCATTACTCGTCCAAGTACGAAGCCGCAGTCATGCTCTTACAACCCAACAAATACCAGCCTGTCAGCTCAGCCCCAGGCTAATCATGGGCTTCATAGCCCCAATCCATTATTTGTCACTTGCCCAGCCTGTTTGCACGTTTCGGGCAGTTATTAACACCCTAGTCGATGGCAAGGATCAAGTATAGAAACGAAAACTCTATTGAAATCTACAACCAGACTGACTTAACAGATACTACAGTACCTTCTAACGGCCATTGAGGCCCTGTCTTTGTTGTACGGAGGTACATAGCTACTCTTTTTGTACCTAGGTAACgcaaaaaacaaaacaaaaaaaacgCACTAATCAATACGCAAGCATCTTGAATAACACCTATACCTCTCAATCAAGTCCCGTTCCCCTGTCTCTATATTCTATAGTCGCAATTTCTCTCCTCCCGACAGTATTCAATCAGGTGTGGGCAAAAGCGGCGAATCGATCTTCATTCAACAGGCTTGAAGATGCAACAAAACTAAATCCTCCAAAGAGCTCATCCTTAGGAAGACTTCGAGGCCAGGCCTCCTTGTTTGGTAGCACCGGGCTGATGGACAGCTCCGTAAACTCTGGGGCGAAGTTCTCGGCTAGCTCAGGGTCCGTGATCATGGGCTGAATTGGTGGCTCAAGCTCGCGCTCCGCCAACTTCTTCCAGTCAATCTTGCGGAAGAACCGGtgtttcttcatcgtcgtcagaTCCTTGGGCATCGCAGCACCGAGACGCTTGCTGGGGTCCTTGCGAAGAAGTCGGGTGAGTAGGTCTTTGGCATCAGGGCTCAGGAAATAAGGAAGAACCAGCTTCTGCTTGACAATGTTGTCTTGGATCTTGGCGTGATTTTGGCCACGGAAAGGCGGATTTCCAGTCATCAGGTCGTATCCGAGGGCTCCAAACGACCACCAGTCGACTGCCTTTCCATACTTCTTTCCAAGGACCACCTCGGGCGCCATGTACTCGACAGTTCCCAGCATCGAGTTGCAGCTCTCATTCTGGTCGACCGAGACCTTGGAAAGGCCAAAGTCAGTCAGGAGGAGATGGCCTTCAGCGTCCAAAAGGCAGTTTTCCGGCTTGAGATCGCGGTAGACCACGCCGAGATCGTTGTGCAGGTGAGAAATGGCTAGAAGCATCTCCGCCATGTAGAATGCTGCCACGTCCTCCGAGAACATCTTTTCGGTGTTTAGATGGGTGAAGAGCTCACCGCCCTGTCCGTATTCAAGAATTAGGTATAGttgctcttggtcttggaaggCATAGAACAGCTTGACAACAAATGGATGTCTGTTGACGGACTCAAGAATCTGTCGCTCAGTCTTGGTCTGCTCAACGAGCTTCTTGTGGACGACAAGCGAGGCCTTTTTGAACTGCTTCTGGGCGTAGAGTCTCCCGGTCGCGCGTTGCTTGACGAGCAATACAGTACCATAGGTACCCTTGCCGAGACATCGCAGCTGTTCAAAGTCCTCCGACGTCATCTTACGGTTTGGCACAAGGCCGCCCTCTAGGGTTTCGAGATATCCACTACGCTCTCGAACACTCTCGCTAGCAAAATCGTGCTCGAGGTTAACCTCGTAACTAATAGAGCTGTCTGAAATCTCGCTACCAGCCTCGCTGCGAACATCCTCTCGACTGTGCGTACGACTGATCATTTGCTTTCGAAACTCGAGTGCCAGACCCTGTTGACTTCCAGCACGACTCATGGAGTGGCATGGCGACCCTCCATCAAGGCTCAGAGGCTCCATCTGCATTCGCAGTTTGGCGATGCCCGACATGGCGGGCGAGGGATGGGCGCGGAAGGTAGGGCTGCAGTTGGCGCTCACGACATCATTGACCATGAGGTTTCGGCCGGGGGTCTTGCGCCGCGGAGTAGGGGCCTCGCTGTGTCCGTGGTCCGAGTCTTCGTCGCCCGAAGTTGCAGGTGTAGTCTGGAATCCGCGGACGGTAGTGACCGCGGCAGGTGCCTGGCTTATCATGGTGGGCGGTATTTAAAGTGGTGGTCCGGGACTCGGGGGGTTGGGAACGGCACGGTTATGCTCTGATAACTACACCACGCAGCACTCGCCCAGCTCAGACAGTGGACAAGTGCAGATAGTCGTGGTATTCAAGGGAATCCTCGTCGGCGCTCCGGATCTGCGCGGGGCTGTGATTCGAAGTGACGCTCGATTTCGTAGAAGTTCGCGACACGCATCTGGTATCGGAAGAAAGAAGTACGGAAGACGGCAGACTTTGCTATATGCATTTGGCAGTGGATAGGTGTCGTGGGTAGGTATGTTGAACTGGTGTTCACCAAGTGTGGtgtgaagagaaagaagagagagagaatggaCAAAGAACGGGTCCTTTTGGTATTAAATCaagtaagaaaaataaaacaaGGATTTTTTTGGTGGCCATAGCCCTGCGCCCATTTCAGCAGGTGCGCTGTAACTCCGCGATTTTTTGGGCTTTTTTTAGGCGGACTTGCATTGGCTGTATGTATGATTCAGCCCGCCTTGGGTATCGGCTGGGCCGTCGCCTGCCTTCAATCAAACCCCTTGTCCTCATAGCCCGAGCGTCCACTTGGAACGCGGGGAGGAATTAAAGgctggggggggggggcctAGTCAGGCGGGTGTTACAACCAAACTACCACTCAAGATTGGATGTTATTCATAAAAATAACCCCTGGGACTAGCACAACTCATGAAAGTTCAGGGGATGCACTGCATCAAGATTGTCGAACCTGGCTGCTGGAATCCGGAATTCACTAGCTCGAGTCGAAATATAAGACATGGACCGTGAGACTTGAGGAGTGTGTGAAAACATTGTCGCATTAACCATAATTATATTTGCCCCTTTTTGTTTAATTTGTGGCTGTTGAGCAAGGACTTTGTTGCTCCCTTGACTGACCCCGTGCTGTCGACAGGAGGCAGCGAACAAACATTGAACGTGACACTTTCTCATTCGTCTGCCAGATTCTGTTCTTCATGTCAGCATCAGAAGGCATGAAAGATGACCGAGAGTCTTGAGACACTGACATCACCAATAACCTGACAGGCCTGGGCCATGCGGTGATCGATCCCGCAAAAAGCGAATGGTTGGTCTTCGTTAAACTTTTAGCTTGTGATTCTTTGAGGGCCCAGTTAAACGTTGGATGCTAACCCAGCCAAGACCAGGGTGAAAAATATAGGACTGGTTAACTACTACTAAGGCATGCATATTAGTACTAACTAACCTTACCTCCCAACTACCTTTAAAGGCAGAATAACATGAAGGGTAAAATGAAACATGTGTTGTAAGAGATACATAGTATGggcttttttatttattcatTCGTTATTCTTTCAATAGTGAtctacttcttcttttccttttaaatACATTTTTAGCATAAATAACTCCCAGGTTGACGTAGGCCCAGGCCATCGTCGGCCACCGGCGAAATAAACTGCCGACACAATATGCGGCTCCAAGGTCGCGTCTGGGAAATTTCACATCTACCAATCCAAGATCGCGCGCCAAACAGCAAGGCTGCAACCATAGCATCAGCCCTTGATTGACAAAATCCGACACCTTTAATTCCAGCtgttaaaaagaaaaagaaaaaactcATATACAACAACAGCCATCATCAAACTCTTCACTGCTCGTGCATAAGCGAAGCTATCATCTACCTGCGTTTGGCCATCTCCAGCCAAGATGATG is a genomic window containing:
- a CDS encoding related to F1F0-ATPase complex, subunit h, encoding MLIQLSRASRARSAVAAVSRVARPNAVQVRGFIAPTVSRKADFVQELYLKELKAYKIPAVKESDAEGNVQTFNVPKTPASPEETDLAGNLKEYESMAVEIEGQDSSAQSGTPEVADWLEAEEEDEPHH
- a CDS encoding related to cellobiose dehydrogenase produces the protein MKSTFSTSLAVLSAAGSALAITSSFCPDNGDVCFRWGVPEASASAGSGSFYFQIKAPTSAQWAGLGTGSQMAGSDMFIIYQDGSGNVTLSPRRGVGEVMPNYAKRSGLELLDGSGIKDKQMIANIRCNNCIDLSLKGTSSWIAAWKNGNSLDSTSMEERISEHDKHVDFSVDLAKATMSSDSNPFTDSNENTNSNSGSSSGGAVTQNGSGSSPSKTVLRAHGIIMSIVFIAGYPLGAILMPMLGKWLIHAGWQVVMLLLMWVGFGLGYVYARDGGYWGKQAHTRMGTAVCALMTLQPVLGYMHHRYFVSHRKRGVVSHVHIWFGRALIIVGIVNGGLGLQLANSSTAYIIAYSVIAGIAAILYLAAAFIGERRRNASRAKQISPQMSQEEAR
- a CDS encoding probable protein kinase: MISQAPAAVTTVRGFQTTPATSGDEDSDHGHSEAPTPRRKTPGRNLMVNDVVSANCSPTFRAHPSPAMSGIAKLRMQMEPLSLDGGSPCHSMSRAGSQQGLALEFRKQMISRTHSREDVRSEAGSEISDSSISYEVNLEHDFASESVRERSGYLETLEGGLVPNRKMTSEDFEQLRCLGKGTYGTVLLVKQRATGRLYAQKQFKKASLVVHKKLVEQTKTERQILESVNRHPFVVKLFYAFQDQEQLYLILEYGQGGELFTHLNTEKMFSEDVAAFYMAEMLLAISHLHNDLGVVYRDLKPENCLLDAEGHLLLTDFGLSKVSVDQNESCNSMLGTVEYMAPEVVLGKKYGKAVDWWSFGALGYDLMTGNPPFRGQNHAKIQDNIVKQKLVLPYFLSPDAKDLLTRLLRKDPSKRLGAAMPKDLTTMKKHRFFRKIDWKKLAERELEPPIQPMITDPELAENFAPEFTELSISPVLPNKEAWPRSLPKDELFGGFSFVASSSLLNEDRFAAFAHT